In Callospermophilus lateralis isolate mCalLat2 chromosome 18, mCalLat2.hap1, whole genome shotgun sequence, one DNA window encodes the following:
- the Znf473 gene encoding zinc finger protein 473, whose protein sequence is MEGKEEELERGYWDMAAMAEEFVTLKDVAMDFTLEDWEQLGLDQADLFWDTALDNYQNLFLLNPPRPSLTSYPDGGEELEALVEGSPEAAGPDMTETKASPLHQDFLEEGLSQEILEAFSKDGLWNSSFETCIGESWLDSLLGDPESLLRTDGAINEESPTECNHEFKSGLSPSSLLSIGEDSVMHDIPEKSLTPAKSKECRGDFGYYSDQSQQDSLQGEETLYKCSECGESFSQSYHLIQHWIIHTKEKPPVRPEYERSFIQSSYLFVHPVTHTGYKSYVCKECGETFSQNMHLQWYQKIHTGEKFCNNQDHDCPSNRAQPIKCQKTTASAKSYKCNECGKAFSRALHLAGHQKTHIQKHYECAMCQAAFSLKKHFIQHQKTHATKTTSECQECGKTFRRSSSLIEHQTIHTGEKPYKCNECGKAFSHTSSLKIHQRIHSGEKPYKCSDCGKTFCRNTHLNEHQRIHTGYKPHKCQECVKSFSRPSHLIRHQSSHTTEKLFGCAECKETFSHKEHLVHHQIIHTIEAPYQCQECGERFICHSTLNCHLSIHTREKQGFDTSKKILDLNSEQREYQRLNEKRFKCNKCEKTFNRSKYLIQHEKIHTRVKSFECHQCGKAFGHSTQLSRHQRIHSGVRPCERGEHRKADHNLSLTEQQSSQSEHSFKCNQCGKTFSQSAHLSEHQLIHSGEKPFKCKECDKVFTQNNYLIQHHRTHAAKKHFQCSECGKTFHQSSCLSKHQRIHTGEKPYECSDCGKAFGLSAQLIRHQRVHTGEKPYVCQECGKSFSQSSCLSIHRRVHTGEKPYMCSKCGKTFAQRANLTQHERIHTGEKPYACEICGKAFGLSAHLAQHQRIHTQEKPYHCQHCQKTFRCYSSLNRHQRLHSQK, encoded by the exons ATCCCCCAAGACCCAGCCTGACCTCCTATCCAGATGGTGGGGAAGAGCTGGAGGCCCTGGTGGAAGGAAGCCCAGAAGCAGCTGGCCCTG ATATGACTGAGACCAAGGCCTCTCCTCTGCATCAGGATTTCTTAGAAGAAGGGCTCTCCCAGGAGATTTTGGAGGCATTTTCCAAGGATGGCCTCTGGAACTCCAGCTTTGAAACCTGTATAGGTGAGAGCTGGTTAGATAGTTTGCTGGGAGATCCAGAAAGTCTTCTGAGGACTGATGGTGCTATCAACGAGGAAAGTCCCACAGAATGCAATCATGAATTCAAGAGTGGCCTCAGTCCTAGTTCCCTCCTTTCCATAGGAGAAGACTCTGTGATGCATGACATTCCTGAAAAGAGCCTCACACCAGCTAAGTCGAAAGAATGTAGGGGTGACTTTGGCTACTACTCAGACCAGAGCCAGCAGGATTCTTTACAGGGAGAGGAGACCCTGTATAAATGTAGTGAATGTGGGGAAAGCTTCAGCCAAAGTTACCACCTTATCCAGCACTGGATCATTCACACGAAGGAGAAGCCCCCTGTGCGTCCAGAATATGAGAGAAGTTTCATCCAGAGTTCCTACCTGTTTGTTCATCCTGTGACTCATACAGGATACAAGTCCTATGTGTGTAAGGAATGTGGGGAAACATTTAGTCAGAACATGCACCTCCAATGGTATCAGAaaattcacactggagaaaaaTTCTGTAACAATCAAGATCATGACTGTCCATCCAATCGTGCACAACCCATTAAATGTCAGAAAACCACCGCAAGTGCTAAGTCCTACAAATGTAATGAATGTGGCAAGGCTTTCAGCCGGGCCCTTCATCTTGCCGGGCACCAGAAGACCCACATTCAGAAACACTATGAATGTGCCATGTGCCAGGCAGCCTTCAGCTTGAAGAAGCATTTCATCCAACATCAAAAGACCCATGCTACAAAAACTACCTCTGAGTGTCAGGAGTGTGGGAAGACCTTCAGGCGGAGTTCGTCACTCATTGAACACCAGACCATCCACACTGGGGAGAAGCCTTATAAATGCAatgaatgtgggaaagccttcagcCATACATCCTCACTGAAGATCCACCAGAGGATTCACAgtggagagaagccttacaaatgcAGTGACTGTGGGAAAACCTTCTGCCGGAACACTCACCTTAATGAACACCAGCGAATTCATACAGGCTACAAACCCCACAAATGTCAGGAATGTGTCAAAAGTTTCAGCCGACCCTCACACCTGATTAGACATCAGTCCAGTCACACCACAGAGAAGCTCTTTGGCTGTGCTGAATGCAAGGAGACCTTCAGCCACAAAGAACACTTGGTGCACCATCAGATAATCCACACCATCGAAGCCCCCTACCAATGTCAGGAGTGTGGAGAAcgcttcatttgccattcaaccctGAATTGCCACCTGAGTATTCACACCAGAGAAAAACAAGGATTTGATACAAGCAAGAAAATTTTGGATCTGAACTCAGAACAGAGAGAGTATCAAAGGCTCAATGAGAAACGCTTTAAGTGTAACAAATGTGAGAAAACCTTTAACCGTAGCAAATACCTAATTCAGCATGAGAAGATTCACACCAGGGTGAAGTCTTTTGAGTGCCATCAGTGTGGGAAAGCCTTTGGCCACAGTACACAACTCAGTCGCCATCAGAGAATCCACTCTGGGGTGAGGCCATGTGAACGTGGTGAGCACAGGAAAGCCGACCATAACCTCTCCCTCACCGAACAACAGTCTTCCCAAAGTGAGCACTCCTTTAAGTGTAACCAATGTGGCAAGACCTTCAGCCAAAGTGCTCACCTCTCAGAACATCAGTTAATTCACTCTGGAGAGAAGCCCTTTAAATGTAAGGAGTGTGACAAAGTCTTCACCCAGAATAACTACCTTATTCAGCATCACAGGACTCATGCTGCAAAGAAGCACTTTCAGTGTAGTGAGTGTGGGAAGACATTCCATCAGAGTTCATGCCTTTCTAAGCATCAGAGAATTCACACGggggagaagccctatgaatgcagCGACTGTGGGAAAGCCTTTGGCCTGAGTGCTCAACTCATCCGACACCAGAGAGTTCACACCGGAGAAAAGccttatgtttgtcaggaatgtgGGAAATCCTTCAGCCAGAGCTCGTGCCTTTCCATTCACCGGAGAGTTCACACTGGGGAGAAACCATACATGTGTAGCAAATGTGGGAAAACCTTTGCCCAGAGAGCAAATCTTACACAGCATGAAAGGATTCACACTGGGGAGAAGCCTTACGCCTGTGAAATATGTGGCAAAGCCTTTGGCCTCAGTGCCCACCTAGCTCAGCATCAGAGAATTCACACCCAGGAGAAACCTTATCACTGTCAACACTGTCAAAAGACATTTCGGTGCTATTCCAGTCTCAACCGACATCAGAGGCTTCACTCTCAAAAGTAA